The DNA segment gttttttttatatttaatttataaaaaaatttaaattgcaaaaataatttgaaacagGGAGTTTTGCACAAGTACTGCAAAACGCCCCTGCTAACAGCGGACCCTGCAATTTTTATTGCAGGGTCCGCTATTGTTCAGAGCGGACGCTGCATTTTGCAGCGTCCGCTCATGCTGGCAGCGTCCGCTGCCAGCATGTCTCATGGGGACTTGCAACTTGCAAGTCCCCATGTGAtacctttgttttttttatttgtgttattaattaattaattatataattaataatgtttaataaaattatatttagtagtatgattattttttttaaaattctaaattttgaatttgataatcgaactaaaaaattattaaaaaaacaaaacataaaatttacggttaaaaaaattatattaattaaataaatttacgaTTTAACTTTAATTTTGGTCAGtggagttatatatttattttaatcgtttgaatTTGTGGAGATCCCTCGGTTACGTGGATAAATCTAGAGTAATTAATTCAAATCTATTCAAACTGAACTGATGCAAAAATGCTATTACAAAATTTCTCAATCCGAATTCAAGCCGAAACAAATCATCTCGAAAATTGTGAACTCAAACCGATCGGAATATATCCGAATTAATTCTCTATGTCTATTCATAAGAACTTGCAGAGATCCAAACGAATTAAAATAAGCCAATAACTCCTCTaaccaatttttaataaaaaaataaaatttatattaaaaaatatgatataaaataaatttatcaaaaaaaaatttatattaaaataaatttatcaaaatatgttGATAACTGatcacaaaaaatttatttaatcaattcaattttttaaccataaattttaattctaattttcGAGATGATTTTGTTTCGACTTGAATTCAGATTGAGAAATTTTGTAATAGCATTTTTGCATCAGTTCAGTTTAAATAGATTTGAATTAACTACTCCAGATTTATCCACGTAACCGAGGGATCTCCACAAATacaaacgattaaaataaatatataactccaCTGATCAAAATTAAAGTTAAAtcgtaaatttatttaatcaatataatttttttaaccgtaaattttatgttttgtttttttaataatttttcagtCCGATTATCAAATTCGAAAtttagaatttaaaaaaaaaagatcatactactaaatataatttttttaaacattattaattatataattaattaattaaaaaataaataaataaaaaaacaaaggtATCACATGGGGACTTGCAAGTTGCAAGTGCAGCGTCCGCTTTACATAAGAGCGGACCCTGCAATAAAAATTGCAGGGTCCGCTATTAGCAGGGGCGTTTTGCACTACTTGTGCAAAACCCCctgtttcaaattatttttgcaatttaaatttttttataaattaaatataaaaaaacccCTTGATTGGAGctcataatatatattattttatataaatctGCAATATATTTTTAGTTGTAAAGTATTTAATAATCTATATGAAGTTAGCTTTAAAAACTTGAAGTATTATCTAATATCATGACTTTAAATTTTATGTGGGTAGCTTTTGCGGtggattaataaaaataaaattagaatatagattaaatttatgaaattgaataggtttaatttatataaattaaattaattgaatgATTTTGGTCTCAGTTGCACATGTTTCTAGTTCTAATTTTCTATTCGTTCAACAGAAATCAAACCATAGTTCTTTGATTCTGGCTTCACTTTTAAAACCAATCTCTAGTTTCAATTTATGAAGACAATTTCATTTTTGATTTCTAATTAATCGAACCGCAGTGGAACTTAAGGTACTGTTtgtaacctctaaaaataagtgattatgaagatttttttcacaaatttgtgaagagaatctccataatcgcttatttttagaggttgcaaacactaccttagttaGATGATCATGAACAAAATAATTGTAATTATTACAAATCTGTTTGGTTAGAGAAGTTCGTGGActacatttttttaattttttttattaagtaCAATGGTTTGTCTCAAATACtagtttttcttttaaaaaaactagttttaaaaaaaaattaaaaaatgctTATTTTCTAAATGAAAACtaaaatttcttatttttatgtttctgcttctatttttatttataaataaaacaaaattatttttcaatatttatctAAATATCAAAATCGTTTCTTttgtataaaataaaaatacttaaaaattggacttatttaaatatatttaagcTAAAACCATTGTATATTAACTCAccctaaattatatatatatatatatatatatatatatatatatatatatatatatatatatattgtttttataagattcaattttattttattatttttttacataaGGATAGCTCCAAACAcatttattttaaaacaaattttaaaacattttaagtTATTGTTCAAACGAagctttattaattaaaattataaatcaatattcattataaataaattaagaataTATACGTGTGTGTTATTGCATGGCAGATTCACTAAATTTCAAGACTCGTTTCAGGCCCGCTAGTCGACCTCTGCTTAACCGGGAATAACTCATCCGAACGAGGCGGTTTTAACTTTTAATATGGGCTGGGTTTCCCTATTTTCACATTGGGTGCACAAATACCAGTGTTGAACCTTTTTCACGACCAGTTTCAAGTGCTACACTACCAGCGACAAAATTCAAGACTTAATAGTCGAGCGACGATCGAACCAACTACAGTCTACAGATAGGTAGTTGGAGCATTAAGTTTGTCAAGCGGCGAGACCTAAGGTTTTGGATTCGAGCCACGATGTGTATATTCGTTCTGGGAAAAAATTACAACAAAGAAACCAAATATTCCCCTTGATATGCTAATTTATACAACCCCTTGTCCCCTTGAAAAGAATTCTTTAATAAGCATACAAGCGTTAGTATTTCTTGCAACCATTTTGGTAGAAAACATAGGCTTCAAATTATGAATCAGGTAAATTACAAATCAGATTTCAGCAACGGGGGACGCATTAAATACCAATACTtttatctcaaaaaaaaaataccaaTACTTAAGTATACTCTCATCGCATATAGTTCAGGAAAGCTCACCGTGCATCCCTTCAATGAAGCTTTCAATTTGTGTGAAGCACGTAGTTCTTTGAAACAGAGGCGAATGTTGCTGAAATGCAAAGAATGAAAAGTGTCGGCCGTCAGGATGGTTTCTTGGTTTCGCAGTCTCAAGCAGTCTCGTGAATCCTTCTTTATCGTAACATGGTTGCGCATTCTGACCAGCGACACTGAGCCCTTGGTCCCAAGCTGAGTTAAGAATCTGTAGATTACGATAGGCATAAAAATACGTTACAGATAAAAAGTTTGAGCAATGGTGCTACGGCCCAATTCCATAAATTGGGAATTTTCCTCAGAATTAATATATTGGTACCATGAATGCGACCAACCTGCCAACTCAAACCTTCATGATCTGACGATGCCTCGTCTATTTCATTACAGGAAGCCAGTGCTCCTGAGACTACAAAATTCATTGTCACCGCATGCTTTTTCAGCATGTCAAACACCCGAGAATACCCATCCCGGTTAGCACAGTTATAGTACCCAGCAGTGAGCTCTGCAGCATGGCTTGTTGTCTTGTACCACCAGAAAACAGCTGGAATCTAGATGATAAAAATGGTTTATTTActacaaccaaaaaaaaaaatacacagaGACGagacggaaaaaaaaaaagaaaaaaagagccAGCGGCAGGATAGTCACCTTGACAACAATTTGTATTTCTTCAAATGCAAGGCGCGCAAGGGATAGAACATTATCAGCATGATCTAATAAAACCAGAGAATACCATTGGAGGAAGAAGCGTCCATAGTAGCTATCATAATCACCATTTTCACCAAAGAACCCTGTTTCCTGTGGCTTAGAATTATAATAACCAGCATCTTCTGGCCCCCTTGCCCAAACTGCGTGTCCCCGGAGTTTTGCAGCTTTTCCAAGGTCTTGCAGAGAATATTTATCATAACACTGAAATGTAAAAATACAACTGTAAAAATCTGGTCAATTTCACAATAACACATGTAATGCTTGCGGTACATACAGAGAGCAACCCATGAATCCATGTTGATCATATTGATACAAACAAATTATCCAGCCAATCAAATTGAAAACATTTAAATTTTCATCAACCGTGAGATGTAACTGAATTTTAAAACATTCTGAACGCATCTCGGTTTTTTTCCCAAAACTAAAAAGAATGTATATTTTCGTGGTACTCATACAGAACAATTTTGCCCAAATTGTCCCTGATCTTGTCAATGTATCCAACAAAACAATATATGGAAATAAAAATAAGACACTGAGATATACGAGATACCTGAAACTCACCAATACCAGGATATCTCCAACCCATCCTCTCCGAAAACGAAGGGTACTTCAGCTCCCCCGAGGGTCCTAGCCCAATTTCAACGGCAGATATGAGGCCTTTAATGAATAAATCATCAAATTCTGTTCGAAAGCTTCTCATGAAATCATAATACACCTGCAATCATAGCAATACTAAAACCTTCGGTATCAGGCAGCCACAAAAAAATAACTGTGTTAAACCTCAAGCCACATAAAACAATAGAGCTGGTGGACAACTGCACTATTATCCAGACAAAATTATGCACTACATACCCAGAACAATTTGAATGCAAAACTGCCAGATTGTACCCAACAAAGACAAAGGGGCAATGTGAATGATAAATTACAAATGCACAAAGCTTTCTAAGGAATGACTTCAGATGTACACAGAATGAGACCAATTTGACTAGGTGAAACATGAGAATTTTAATATCTGAATACCTCTATGCCAGTTCTTCCCCTCAATACTCGTTTCTTGTCAATTCCCCATGAAAGGCACTCCGTATTTCTCCTGCCTTCACGATCTGTGAAGAATATATCTTGATTGATTTTTCCAATCTCCAAAATCCATTGGGGCAGGGATATGAAGCCAGAACCATATCCCCCATGTTCATGAAATGCCATTACCACCTTCAGAAAAAAGTAGACTCAACAAAAAGTTCTAGCAAGAATCAAGATAAAAGTTGGGGAAAAGTTTTTTCAGAAACTCCTTGGAAAACCATTGTCAGATCCACAGGTCAAAAAGTCAATCATGATTGTCTGGCACGTTAAAAAATGTTTTGATTCATCAGGAAGAATTAAGTTACTCAAGTCCACGACAGCTTCAAGGATTCTGAGACTCTTAGTTTGTAACAAATATACAACTTAGAATTATGATAACTATCAAGACTCAGATTCTTATCACCTGCAATTTCATCCCAAATTCCTGGATAATGTTAAAAAGTTCCCTGTATCCTGCCCATTCATATTTTTGCGGTGTCCAACCTTCCACGATACCCCACCAGCAATCTACAACAACACCATCAACACACAAAGACTTCAAATAATGTATCTCCTCCTTAATACCTTCAGGATCCATCAGCTGGCAATAATTATTGATCAACCCGGTCTGCCAGAATAAACAACACTGGATAGATGGTTTTTCATTGGGTGGACAAAGGGAAGGGATCACAGCAATACAAGGCAGTTACATAAATGCTGCAAAAAATGGAGTAAACCAAGCACTTACAGAAAGCTTCACATACACAGGGATAAAGGAGTTTCCAGAAAGACCATTCCCATGCTCCTTATAGACTATCTCTTGCACAAGCTGCATGAATAACACCGTGATGCAGTGGATTATATATTATGTATAGAAGTGATGTATATTTCTCCTCCAAGAAATGCATTGAGAATGAAGTTCAAACATCAAGTGTTTTAGGCATCcatacaaaataatatatatgtgaCCCGTCATCATGTGTTTGGAGCATTAGAATCTAGAAGTGTAAACAGTAGGGCAGTTAATCTGAGTTGATAAATAAATTCTACAGAGTGCCAGGGAATCAGAATTTATTTGCATCTCTCTATCCAAGAAGATGCAATTCGCACCAAACAATACCAAAATAACATTGGACGGAAGAAGAGTTATAAAATTCAACCCTCAGTCCTTAAAATGATTGACGCAATTAAGAGGCACGGTAGCAGTTGTGAGTTGTCACCCGTGCAGAATACATGATAATTTATTTGCTATTCAGTACTCAGCGATGTGTCATATTGAGTTGAAATCGATCCACGACCCACGGGTATGATGTCCTCATTCAGGACATTCAATATTACCAGTACTTGCATCAACAACCAAGTGATTCAATCATCAATTATTCCTTAGAAGTATAAGGAGGCATAACAAGTCAACATGTTTCCTATGTACAGAGCTCAAGTGCCACGAACATTCACTATATCCACGCAGGAGGAAAATAACTTATAATTAACCTTTCTGGACTCCAAAGATTCAGAAGAAGGTATGGCACTTGCAAATGCACAATTACCAAGGTTCACATCCCTCTCTGCAACAGCAGAATCAAGAGATGCAGATGATAAACTCTCGTCAATTCTCAGACCAGAAGGCTGACACTCCACTGACGATATCATGGAGCAATTTTTGAAAGAGCTAGAAGATAATGGGCTTTCAACTGACCGAAGTGGATACGCCTCCTGTTCAAATTAAGAGCAATTTATGAAGATCGATGCATGCTGTTGTTAAGAATTCACGCCTCTGAAATAAGCTATTCACAAACACGGACATATCGAATATATTCTAAGAGTTTCGTTGCTCTATCACATCATCATAGGCAGAAGGTTTATATCATAAATATTCAGATTCAGACGTTTTGCTCAGCATTCCCATATATTTATGCAACTTTGTTAAGGCCAACCACAACTCGAAAAAAcaacttttttttcttttctagtCAAATAGAAACAGCACATCGagatgcagtatgcaatgcgaTTTAAAACCCTCGCCAGAGGCTTACATTACCCAAAACAGGAAGCATGAACTAACCGGAAGGCACAATTACTTCGACATAAAGCAATTTTCACTTCAAAATCAATCAACGCCAAATACAAACACTACATAAACCAAAAAATAGATAACAATAGTTTAAATAAATGTTTGTTCTCCACTCAATAGCAGGTATATAATTACCAAAGTCGCCGCATTATTATGATCATTTTGTTGAACGGAATCGAGATGAGAAAAAGAGTGAGGAGTTGGAGGAGGAGGCGCCGGGGATGATTGTTTGTAAGTTGTGCCATCCGCCTCAACCGCCCAGCCAGCTTCCCTAGCGAGCGCGGCGATGACGTCATTCATATCCGCCCTTGCAGGCAAGGGGAAGTTTCCATACTGGCGGAGGCCGGCTAGCATACGGCTGGTGATAGCTCTACGGTGGCGTTCTCGGAGTTTGGTGCGCTCTTTTTCTTTCTCTCTCTCCTTTCTGCTCTTCGCTTGAATATTGTTTGTAGTAGAATCATTGGAGAACGTGGCTGCGAAGCCACGTGGACGACGTTGAGCTTGGGGATGTGTGGTTGTTGCTGTAGGCGATGGCTGTTGGGGATCTAGATCCGCCGTCGCCGCCGCGGCAAAGCGGTGATTCACAGGGTTGGAGTTGGAGTTCATTTTTGCCGCATTTTTTTCACCCACTCCGGGCTCATCTCACtaatttatttggttttttttttattttttttaaaaaaaaccgggGCTTCCTGACCCGGCTCctcctattttttttttttctatttccccaaaattatatattattcaaaAGTTTTAGATATATTTTTTCAATGACATGGATAAGTCATACAAATGCATCTTCTTTGAAAACGCCAACacttaataaatttataatgctCACACGAAAATCATGtattttattgcatattttgAATATCTAAAAGATCAAAACAGATATTTAGAAACTCAAATGAGGTATGTTGTTGGTAAAAATAggtactttaaaaataaaaataaaaaaaaagatggTGTGAATCAGTGTTTTTGGAACTGGACCGGACCGATCGGTTCGATCGGAAACCTATCACCGGACCGGTTCGGCcccaaaaatcgaaaaaccgGTCCAAC comes from the Henckelia pumila isolate YLH828 chromosome 1, ASM3356847v2, whole genome shotgun sequence genome and includes:
- the LOC140879236 gene encoding beta-amylase 8 isoform X2 yields the protein MNSNSNPVNHRFAAAATADLDPQQPSPTATTTHPQAQRRPRGFAATFSNDSTTNNIQAKSRKEREKEKERTKLRERHRRAITSRMLAGLRQYGNFPLPARADMNDVIAALAREAGWAVEADGTTYKQSSPAPPPPTPHSFSHLDSVQQNDHNNAATLLVQEIVYKEHGNGLSGNSFIPVYVKLSTGLINNYCQLMDPEGIKEEIHYLKSLCVDGVVVDCWWGIVEGWTPQKYEWAGYRELFNIIQEFGMKLQVVMAFHEHGGYGSGFISLPQWILEIGKINQDIFFTDREGRRNTECLSWGIDKKRVLRGRTGIEVYYDFMRSFRTEFDDLFIKGLISAVEIGLGPSGELKYPSFSERMGWRYPGIGEFQCYDKYSLQDLGKAAKLRGHAVWARGPEDAGYYNSKPQETGFFGENGDYDSYYGRFFLQWYSLVLLDHADNVLSLARLAFEEIQIVVKIPAVFWWYKTTSHAAELTAGYYNCANRDGYSRVFDMLKKHAVTMNFVVSGALASCNEIDEASSDHEGLSWQILNSAWDQGLSVAGQNAQPCYDKEGFTRLLETAKPRNHPDGRHFSFFAFQQHSPLFQRTTCFTQIESFIEGMHGELS
- the LOC140879236 gene encoding beta-amylase 8 isoform X1; protein product: MNSNSNPVNHRFAAAATADLDPQQPSPTATTTHPQAQRRPRGFAATFSNDSTTNNIQAKSRKEREKEKERTKLRERHRRAITSRMLAGLRQYGNFPLPARADMNDVIAALAREAGWAVEADGTTYKQSSPAPPPPTPHSFSHLDSVQQNDHNNAATLEAYPLRSVESPLSSSSFKNCSMISSVECQPSGLRIDESLSSASLDSAVAERDVNLGNCAFASAIPSSESLESRKLVQEIVYKEHGNGLSGNSFIPVYVKLSTGLINNYCQLMDPEGIKEEIHYLKSLCVDGVVVDCWWGIVEGWTPQKYEWAGYRELFNIIQEFGMKLQVVMAFHEHGGYGSGFISLPQWILEIGKINQDIFFTDREGRRNTECLSWGIDKKRVLRGRTGIEVYYDFMRSFRTEFDDLFIKGLISAVEIGLGPSGELKYPSFSERMGWRYPGIGEFQCYDKYSLQDLGKAAKLRGHAVWARGPEDAGYYNSKPQETGFFGENGDYDSYYGRFFLQWYSLVLLDHADNVLSLARLAFEEIQIVVKIPAVFWWYKTTSHAAELTAGYYNCANRDGYSRVFDMLKKHAVTMNFVVSGALASCNEIDEASSDHEGLSWQILNSAWDQGLSVAGQNAQPCYDKEGFTRLLETAKPRNHPDGRHFSFFAFQQHSPLFQRTTCFTQIESFIEGMHGELS